In Holophagales bacterium, one DNA window encodes the following:
- a CDS encoding HAD-IIB family hydrolase, with amino-acid sequence MTDLDGTLLDETTYGFEAARPALAELRRRGIPVVLASSKTRAEMEPLSRRLGFRAPMIVENGGALLLPNGDEGYESVVFGLDAAVLAIALRAISREVGSPLAGFSSLTTAQVARLTGLGIGPAALARRRDYDEPFLLDDERLLARIQVSATKRGLRITRGGRFFHLTGNADKGTALRALLSRSAGTCPTPDTVGLGDAGNDLSLLQAVDRPILLPGKNGEIDTTLAATLPAAECAPLPGPAGWNAAILTVLAGGRLPSVSSSKQTRPARSTP; translated from the coding sequence GTGACGGACTTGGACGGCACCCTGCTCGACGAGACGACCTACGGGTTCGAGGCGGCTCGACCAGCGCTCGCGGAGCTCCGCCGACGCGGAATTCCCGTCGTCCTTGCCAGCAGCAAGACGCGCGCGGAAATGGAGCCTCTCTCCCGGCGCCTCGGGTTTCGCGCGCCAATGATTGTCGAGAATGGCGGAGCTCTGCTCCTGCCGAACGGCGACGAGGGCTACGAATCGGTGGTCTTCGGTCTCGACGCTGCCGTCCTCGCAATCGCGCTTCGCGCCATCAGTCGGGAGGTCGGTTCACCCCTCGCGGGATTCTCGTCCCTGACCACGGCGCAGGTCGCCCGCCTCACCGGGCTCGGAATCGGCCCCGCCGCACTCGCCAGGCGGCGGGACTATGACGAGCCGTTCCTGCTCGACGACGAGCGCCTCCTGGCTCGCATCCAGGTCTCCGCCACGAAACGGGGACTGCGGATCACGCGGGGCGGGCGCTTCTTCCATCTCACCGGGAACGCCGACAAGGGAACAGCACTGCGCGCTCTGCTATCTCGATCGGCAGGAACTTGCCCGACTCCTGACACCGTCGGACTTGGGGACGCCGGGAACGACCTGTCGCTCTTGCAGGCCGTGGACCGGCCGATTCTCCTCCCCGGAAAGAACGGCGAGATCGACACGACTCTGGCCGCGACCCTGCCGGCCGCCGAGTGCGCGCCGCTTCCCGGCCCTGCGGGCTGGAACGCGGCAATCCTGACGGTACTCGCCGGAGGGCGGCTGCCATCCGTTTCGAGCTCGAAGCAAACCAGGCCCGCAAGGAGCACCCCGTGA
- a CDS encoding DUF1566 domain-containing protein: MRERTTPRASTQARRTHRAARARLAACLLAGLVGAGTAGAQTSNQIQSVSPANAAAGTSNLLVTFTLDTDTPPPPPAGILPTSVTIGTLTGGSITHASQATVTAVFSIPAGTTTGAKDCTVVFPSPMGTLTFSLAGGFTVTTAATAAPQIVQQPLSRTVRLGAATTFSVVATGYPAPTYRWQKDQVDIPQATSASYTISVVAAEDAGSYRCIAENALDSATSDEATLTVDTSPPTAANSSLVPDTRQELCYNATASVACPAPGAAFHGQDAQHAGYPPAFTVSADGVTVTDATTGLTWQRTPDLDGNGVLDASDKLTWAQAQLRPAALNAALHGGFSDWRLPTLHELYSLIDFRGTDPSGLSGNDTSALTPFIDRDYFSFAYGDTAAGERIIDSQYASSTLYVADGNKLFGVNFADGRIKGYDLTMPDGSQKTFFVLCVRGNPGYGASILVVNGDGTVTDRASDRMWSQTDSGVAMSWEAALAWVAARNAESWLGHSDWRLPEVKELQSILDTGRSPDTSGGAALDPRFAYTAITNEGGVADAPYYWSSTTHATWDGSGGAAAYVAFGRGLGWMQVGGASCYTLVDVHGAGTQRSDPKTGSVSSYYLGTACSGGSAYGHGPQGDILRIANFVRLVRGGNGPLAADFVFTPTTPDASSPVAFDATASGALSPYTYAWDLGGVAASGASVARTLSVGTHSIELTVTDAAGFHLVVTHAVTVVGTAPVLFADAFENGSVGRWSSFGGA, encoded by the coding sequence ATGCGCGAGCGAACGACCCCACGAGCCTCGACCCAGGCGAGACGCACGCACCGCGCCGCGCGAGCCCGCCTTGCCGCCTGTCTCCTGGCCGGCCTCGTCGGCGCCGGAACCGCCGGCGCCCAGACGAGCAACCAGATCCAGTCGGTCTCGCCAGCGAACGCCGCGGCCGGGACGTCGAACCTCCTCGTCACCTTCACGCTCGACACCGACACCCCACCCCCGCCGCCTGCCGGGATCCTCCCCACCAGCGTGACGATCGGCACGCTCACCGGCGGATCGATCACCCATGCGAGCCAGGCAACCGTGACGGCGGTCTTCAGCATCCCCGCCGGCACGACGACCGGCGCCAAGGACTGCACCGTCGTCTTTCCCTCGCCGATGGGAACACTCACCTTCTCCCTCGCCGGCGGATTCACCGTGACGACCGCCGCGACGGCCGCACCGCAGATCGTGCAGCAACCGCTCTCGCGCACCGTACGACTCGGCGCCGCGACGACCTTCTCCGTCGTCGCCACCGGGTACCCGGCACCGACCTACCGCTGGCAGAAGGACCAGGTCGACATCCCGCAAGCCACGAGCGCCTCCTACACGATCTCCGTCGTCGCCGCGGAAGATGCGGGCAGCTATCGCTGCATCGCCGAGAACGCGCTCGACTCGGCGACCTCCGACGAAGCGACGCTCACCGTCGACACCAGCCCGCCGACGGCGGCCAACTCCTCGCTCGTCCCCGACACCCGTCAGGAGCTCTGCTACAACGCCACCGCCAGCGTCGCCTGCCCGGCGCCAGGCGCGGCCTTTCACGGCCAGGACGCCCAGCATGCGGGTTACCCGCCCGCCTTCACGGTCAGCGCCGACGGCGTCACGGTGACCGACGCCACCACCGGCCTGACCTGGCAACGCACCCCCGATCTCGATGGTAACGGCGTCCTCGACGCCAGCGACAAGCTCACCTGGGCCCAGGCGCAGCTCCGCCCGGCGGCGCTCAACGCCGCGCTTCACGGCGGCTTCTCCGACTGGCGGCTGCCGACCCTCCACGAGCTCTACTCGCTGATCGACTTCCGCGGCACCGACCCGAGCGGCCTTTCCGGCAACGACACCTCGGCGCTGACCCCGTTCATCGATCGCGACTACTTCTCCTTCGCCTACGGCGACACCGCCGCCGGTGAGCGGATCATCGACTCGCAGTACGCCTCCTCGACGCTCTACGTGGCGGACGGCAACAAACTCTTCGGGGTCAACTTCGCCGACGGTCGCATCAAGGGTTACGACCTGACGATGCCCGACGGCTCGCAGAAGACCTTCTTCGTGCTCTGCGTGCGCGGGAATCCGGGCTACGGCGCCTCCATCCTGGTCGTCAACGGCGACGGCACCGTCACCGACCGCGCCTCCGACCGGATGTGGTCGCAGACCGACAGCGGCGTCGCGATGAGCTGGGAGGCGGCGCTCGCCTGGGTCGCCGCGCGCAACGCCGAGAGCTGGCTCGGGCACAGCGACTGGCGCCTTCCCGAGGTCAAGGAGCTGCAGAGCATCCTCGACACCGGCCGCTCGCCCGACACGAGCGGCGGTGCGGCGCTCGACCCGCGCTTCGCCTACACCGCGATCACCAACGAGGGCGGCGTTGCCGACGCTCCGTACTACTGGTCGTCGACCACCCACGCCACCTGGGACGGCTCGGGAGGGGCGGCGGCCTATGTCGCGTTCGGCCGCGGCCTCGGCTGGATGCAGGTGGGCGGCGCGAGCTGCTACACGCTCGTCGACGTGCACGGCGCCGGGACCCAGCGCAGCGATCCGAAGACCGGCTCGGTCTCGAGCTACTACCTCGGCACCGCCTGCTCCGGCGGCTCGGCCTACGGCCACGGACCGCAGGGCGACATCCTGCGCATCGCCAACTTCGTGCGCCTGGTGCGCGGCGGCAATGGTCCCCTCGCCGCCGACTTCGTCTTCACGCCGACCACGCCGGACGCCTCCTCCCCGGTCGCCTTCGACGCCACCGCCTCCGGCGCCCTCTCGCCGTACACGTACGCCTGGGATCTCGGCGGCGTGGCGGCGAGCGGCGCCTCCGTGGCCCGCACCCTGAGCGTCGGCACCCACAGCATCGAGCTCACGGTGACCGACGCGGCCGGGTTCCACCTCGTCGTGACGCATGCCGTGACCGTCGTCGGCACCGCCCCGGTGCTCTTCGCCGACGCCTTCGAGAACGGCTCGGTCGGTCGCTGGTCTTCCTTCGGCGGCGCCTGA
- a CDS encoding ABC transporter ATP-binding protein yields MPVLEAHAVTKTFVEGREQVAVLRGVDLTLERGEVVALEGPSGSGKTTFLSILGCILTPSSGRVVVDGHAVDAERAADLPAIRRRSIGFAFQQYNLFPALSACENVEYALQIKGFGRGAARAEATRVLEAVGLADRLTFLPRDLSGGQKQRVAIARALAGSPPVLLADEPTANLDSEVGGQVLDLFRDLAKRENRGLLIVTHDPKVRTIADRVVKIRDGKLAA; encoded by the coding sequence ATGCCCGTTCTCGAAGCGCACGCCGTCACCAAGACCTTCGTCGAAGGCCGCGAGCAGGTCGCGGTCCTGCGAGGGGTCGATCTCACCCTCGAGCGCGGCGAAGTGGTCGCCCTCGAAGGCCCTTCCGGTTCGGGGAAGACGACCTTCTTGTCGATCCTCGGCTGCATCCTGACGCCGAGCTCGGGGCGGGTCGTCGTCGACGGCCACGCGGTCGACGCCGAACGCGCCGCCGACCTGCCGGCGATCCGCCGGCGGTCGATCGGTTTCGCCTTCCAGCAGTACAACCTCTTCCCGGCGCTCTCGGCGTGCGAGAACGTCGAGTACGCGCTGCAGATCAAGGGCTTCGGGCGCGGAGCCGCGCGCGCCGAGGCGACCCGCGTGCTCGAAGCGGTGGGCCTCGCCGACCGCCTGACCTTTCTTCCGCGCGACCTCTCGGGCGGCCAGAAGCAGCGCGTCGCCATCGCCCGGGCGCTCGCCGGCTCGCCGCCGGTGCTGCTCGCCGACGAGCCGACCGCCAACCTCGACAGCGAGGTCGGCGGTCAGGTGCTCGACCTCTTCCGCGATCTCGCCAAGCGCGAGAACCGGGGCCTGCTCATCGTCACCCACGATCCGAAAGTCCGAACCATCGCCGATCGCGTGGTGAAGATCCGCGACGGCAAGCTCGCCGCCTGA
- a CDS encoding ABC transporter permease, with amino-acid sequence MPNLALRNLLHDKLRFVITVSGVAFAVTLVFVQVGLFLGLLDNASVTIHHLDADLWVTSRNTPNVDFAHAFPETAVQRVRSIPGVARADNLLVAFVNVALPSGAEEGMLAYGLEDFSRWGLPWKLESGDLHDLRRGDYLVLDASAERRYGPFAVGDYREVLGRRLKIIGRSREALSFTTTPIGFLDFHLLQQIAGERFTEQTTYVLVKLAPGADAKAIGAEIARRLPYNDVHTRDAWAERSRSYWVASTGIGLNMILTVFLGCLVGVVVVAQTLYTSTMEHLKEFGTVKAIGGSNRDIYWILGQQAAIAAVVGYLAGGAMGLALRPGMAKVGLKLIVPDPLAVAVFFGTLLLCLVSAMVSFRKVAAIDPALVFRA; translated from the coding sequence ATGCCCAACCTCGCGCTGCGCAACCTGCTGCACGACAAGCTGCGCTTCGTCATCACCGTCTCCGGCGTGGCGTTCGCCGTCACCCTCGTCTTCGTCCAAGTGGGGCTCTTCCTCGGCCTGCTCGACAACGCCTCAGTGACCATCCACCACCTCGACGCCGACCTCTGGGTGACCTCGCGCAACACGCCGAACGTCGACTTCGCTCACGCCTTCCCGGAGACCGCGGTGCAGCGCGTGCGCTCGATCCCCGGCGTCGCGCGGGCCGACAACCTCCTCGTCGCCTTCGTCAACGTGGCGCTCCCCTCGGGGGCCGAGGAGGGGATGCTCGCCTACGGGCTCGAGGACTTCTCGCGCTGGGGCCTGCCCTGGAAGCTCGAGTCGGGCGACCTCCACGACCTGCGACGCGGCGACTACCTCGTCCTCGACGCTTCGGCCGAGCGGCGCTACGGGCCGTTCGCGGTCGGCGACTACCGCGAGGTCCTCGGCCGGCGGCTGAAGATCATCGGCCGGAGTCGCGAGGCGCTTTCGTTCACCACGACGCCGATCGGGTTCCTCGACTTCCATCTCCTGCAGCAGATCGCCGGCGAGCGCTTCACGGAGCAGACGACCTACGTGCTCGTCAAGCTCGCGCCGGGAGCCGACGCCAAGGCGATCGGGGCCGAGATCGCCCGCCGCCTCCCGTACAACGACGTCCACACGCGCGATGCCTGGGCCGAGCGTTCGCGCAGCTACTGGGTCGCCTCGACCGGGATCGGCCTCAACATGATCCTCACCGTCTTTCTCGGTTGCCTCGTCGGTGTGGTGGTGGTGGCGCAGACGCTCTACACCTCGACGATGGAGCACCTCAAGGAGTTCGGCACCGTCAAGGCGATCGGCGGCTCGAATCGCGACATCTACTGGATCCTCGGCCAGCAGGCGGCGATTGCCGCGGTGGTCGGCTACCTGGCCGGCGGTGCGATGGGCCTGGCGCTGCGACCCGGGATGGCCAAGGTCGGCCTCAAGCTGATCGTGCCCGACCCGCTGGCGGTGGCCGTCTTCTTCGGCACGCTGCTGCTCTGCCTCGTCTCGGCGATGGTCTCGTTCCGCAAGGTCGCGGCGATCGACCCCGCCCTCGTCTTCCGCGCCTGA
- a CDS encoding TetR/AcrR family transcriptional regulator translates to MREKEELKGRILDAARELFAEQGYEAVTMRKIAEAIEYSPTALYLHFPDKESIVRELCLADFDALAGHFQKLAQVADPIERLRGVGAAYAEFGMSHPHHYRLMFMTPHAPLPDEKKEERRGNPEADAYAFLRWTLAEAIATGRLRPEYTDPDLLSQAVWAGVHGLVSLRIAKCNDDWIDWRSLEATLALVLDLQLRGLLAAPETAGER, encoded by the coding sequence ATGCGGGAGAAGGAAGAGCTCAAGGGGCGGATTCTCGACGCCGCGCGGGAGCTCTTTGCGGAGCAGGGGTACGAGGCGGTGACGATGCGCAAGATCGCCGAGGCGATCGAGTACTCGCCGACGGCGCTCTATCTCCACTTCCCGGACAAGGAGTCGATCGTCCGCGAGCTCTGTCTCGCCGATTTCGACGCGCTCGCCGGGCACTTCCAGAAGCTCGCCCAGGTCGCCGACCCGATCGAGCGGTTGCGCGGGGTGGGTGCCGCCTACGCCGAGTTCGGGATGAGCCACCCGCACCACTACCGGCTGATGTTCATGACCCCGCACGCGCCGCTTCCAGACGAGAAGAAGGAGGAGCGCCGCGGCAACCCGGAGGCGGATGCCTACGCTTTCCTCCGCTGGACGCTCGCCGAGGCGATCGCCACGGGTCGGCTGCGACCGGAGTACACCGACCCCGATCTCCTGTCGCAGGCGGTGTGGGCGGGAGTCCACGGCCTCGTCTCGCTGCGCATCGCCAAGTGCAACGACGACTGGATCGACTGGCGGTCGCTCGAGGCGACGCTCGCCCTGGTGCTCGACCTGCAACTGCGCGGCCTGCTCGCCGCGCCCGAGACGGCCGGGGAGCGCTGA
- a CDS encoding response regulator transcription factor: protein MSRPASSPPDLRRQGPRLLLVEDEESLVLTLGDRLRAEGYRLEACGDAESALAALAASPFDLAILDVMLPGMDGFALCRELRHRGYELPVLMLTARAQVVDRVVGLKLGADDYLTKPFEMIELLARLEALLRRRGTATRAADVHAFGEVRADFRRAEVTREGRPLALSSLEMRLLRYFLEHRGEVLTRDRLLDEVWGYDATPVSRTVDVHVASLRAKVEANPSHPVHIVTVHRVGYRFDG from the coding sequence GTGAGCCGGCCGGCTTCGTCTCCGCCCGACCTCCGCCGGCAGGGCCCACGCCTGCTGCTCGTCGAAGACGAAGAGAGCCTGGTGCTCACCCTCGGCGACCGACTGCGCGCCGAGGGCTATCGCCTCGAGGCCTGCGGCGATGCCGAATCGGCGCTCGCCGCGCTCGCCGCCTCGCCGTTCGACCTCGCCATCCTCGACGTCATGCTCCCCGGCATGGACGGCTTCGCCCTCTGCCGCGAGCTGCGCCACCGCGGCTACGAGCTGCCGGTGCTGATGCTCACCGCGCGCGCCCAGGTGGTCGATCGCGTCGTCGGACTGAAGCTCGGCGCCGACGACTACCTGACCAAGCCGTTCGAGATGATCGAGCTGCTCGCCCGGCTCGAGGCGCTGCTGCGCCGGCGCGGCACCGCCACGCGCGCCGCCGACGTGCATGCCTTCGGCGAGGTGCGCGCCGACTTCCGGCGTGCCGAGGTGACGCGCGAGGGGCGACCCCTCGCCCTCTCCAGCCTCGAGATGCGCCTGCTGCGCTACTTTCTCGAACACCGCGGCGAGGTGCTCACCCGCGATCGCCTGCTCGACGAGGTGTGGGGCTACGACGCCACGCCGGTTTCGCGCACCGTCGACGTCCACGTCGCCTCGTTGCGCGCCAAGGTGGAAGCGAATCCGTCGCATCCCGTCCACATCGTCACCGTCCACCGCGTCGGCTACCGCTTCGACGGCTGA
- a CDS encoding efflux RND transporter periplasmic adaptor subunit, producing the protein MNESPARAARLVRRLALPALGLVLTAALVVQGRRLAADPSPATNVAAASTEPGHIVAEGRLVAYPGAEIEVGTEIAGLLERVTVKEKETVRRGQLLAALRADDVRAEIAETRARIAEAEADIRLGESDIRRLSPLIAQGVEPRNRLERTERDVAAATARKATAEAAIVRLEATLAKSRILAPLDGVVLARRVDSGETVDAGASLFSLGDLTRTRIEAEIDEFDAGRVRLDAPVTITAEGLDGQSWQGRVEEIPDQVVPRRTRPQDPGRPSDTRVLLVKIALSGPTPLKLGQRVEIAIGG; encoded by the coding sequence ATGAACGAGTCCCCCGCCCGCGCCGCTCGCCTCGTCCGCCGTCTCGCCCTGCCCGCTCTCGGCCTCGTGCTCACCGCCGCCCTCGTCGTCCAGGGGCGCCGCCTTGCCGCGGATCCGTCGCCGGCAACGAACGTCGCCGCCGCCTCGACCGAGCCGGGGCACATCGTCGCCGAGGGGCGCCTGGTCGCCTACCCCGGCGCGGAAATCGAGGTGGGAACCGAGATCGCCGGCCTGCTTGAACGCGTGACCGTGAAGGAGAAGGAGACGGTGCGCCGCGGCCAGCTCCTCGCCGCGCTGCGCGCCGACGACGTGCGGGCGGAGATCGCGGAGACGCGCGCCCGCATCGCCGAGGCCGAGGCCGACATCCGACTCGGCGAGAGCGACATCCGCCGCCTCTCGCCGCTCATCGCGCAGGGCGTCGAGCCGCGCAACCGGCTGGAGCGCACCGAGCGCGACGTCGCCGCCGCGACGGCGCGCAAGGCCACCGCCGAAGCGGCGATCGTCCGCCTCGAGGCGACGCTCGCCAAGAGCCGCATCCTCGCTCCCCTCGACGGCGTCGTGCTCGCGCGCCGCGTCGACTCCGGGGAGACGGTCGACGCCGGGGCGTCGCTCTTCAGCCTCGGCGACCTGACCCGGACGCGCATCGAGGCCGAGATCGACGAATTCGATGCCGGCCGCGTCCGGCTCGATGCGCCGGTGACGATCACCGCCGAGGGGCTCGACGGTCAGAGCTGGCAGGGCCGGGTCGAGGAGATTCCCGATCAAGTGGTTCCGCGCCGCACGCGTCCGCAGGATCCCGGCCGTCCGTCCGACACCCGCGTGCTGCTGGTCAAGATCGCCCTTTCGGGTCCGACGCCGCTCAAGCTCGGGCAGCGGGTCGAGATCGCCATCGGCGGGTGA